The Anomaloglossus baeobatrachus isolate aAnoBae1 chromosome 7, aAnoBae1.hap1, whole genome shotgun sequence sequence CATACAGTAAAGACTTGGATTAAATATTTCCGGATTGAATTGGTGATAGGCGCGGCGTCATACCCGTTTTTTCGTTCCGAGAATTCACTGTATGAGGCTGGCGGCTGCGGAGGATTACTGCACCACACGGCCCATTATGTACAGTGAGATTATAAACCGCACATCAATACACAGATTACACCGCCACCGCCGCCCGGGTCATGTGATCTCATTCTCTGCGCCTTCAGGGCAAGGATTGTCCATAGAAAGAGGAGTCCTGTGACCCAGGAGCCGCATTCACAATGGCCGTCTGCAAGCTGAGCACTGATTGGTTGAAAGTTTCTGGCAGCCAATCAACATCTGCTGGTGAGTGTCCCGTAAAAAGGAGCCACCGCTTCCTATTAATTCTGCTGGAGTTCCCCTTTAAGtgtgtaaaataaaacactctgcaATTGTCGGTTTTGTTTTTCAATCTCtcatcaagatctctgcttgctgccagTGACTGAAAGAATCCTCACTCCTAATCTAAGGTtgcatcaatatatatatatatatatatatatatatatatatgtgacgccctggcctatcaggtcgtcacagggtattgtgcaatctgcccttctgcacagtatccaccctccttggttaacctccggtgttgttaacagctagtccaattaaaatcctaggaacacttaccacctgaacccaccagacacaccattgggggcctgaagggaatagggccgcccacatggggggttggtgaggagaaagtgaggacagtgacagttgagagttgagagtgaaggagagaggaggggaaGTAGCTCTCGTGCGGAGAGGCCACGGAAGAGAGCTCCTGtatcctaggtggcagacgttggtctgggcctggtgggagctggaacTCGGTCgcgggggacagtgtcaaggggcacggactgccgaggaggccagccggcggccttgagctgtaaccggacaggggccagggcacgacggggtacgtggaccccaggccggaaagtagcttcacgcgttccggtaatttacccgatgggggtgaagacttcaagtgtcattcccaacccgctccaaaatcggggtactagcgtaccgatgggataggactttcccactacagtccaaagaaatcctacgcgtgaaccctgagagcaagctcttttagccacacgggtgagcgggacccggagtgtTTCAAACCGACGGGTCCAATCTAGACTAAGGTGCCAggaatagggccacagaccaacaacaccaccaagggcatggatccaggcgtgctccccgcaggctgcagtggCGATcacaactttggtttacaagctgtcagtgtggttattctgagactgagtgagtacagcagaaaccccctgcacctatcccccaacggcacccaacaccatccatcaccaatgggccccaggacacaaaatcccctggcgtgggggcggtacacacacgtatgtgtatatatatatctccaccAGTTTATAATTTAGCAGCACCCAAATTCCCAAATTTAATCTTAGTCTGTACTTTCTGAATTATGAGGTGAGATCCACCAACAGTCGCCATAACACATGTTCTCCTGCTGTAGATCGGgcagaggggagaggctcctgctgcagacagtcCTCTTACAGCCGGACACAGGACGTTTAGGAGGAGACGTGGATGATCTCTTTTGCTGTCGTCGTATTTTCTGCTGTAACTCAGGCTTTTGTGAGTGAAAAATTAGGTGAAGGACCAAGAAAGAATAGAAATAGATGATAGAAATCTGCCCTGCTCCGCTCCCTGCTGCCCGTCTCTTCTATCCCTATGACGGTGTCAGTCCTTACTGCCGCCCTGCATTCTATTCATgaatcaggaggctcaggatgaacagttGGGTGATAAAACTTCCTTTTTGGCTGATAATCTGAGTTATGACAGAAGCCGCAGAGACTTCATGCCTGTCTGCTGACTGCCCGGCGGACATGGCGGGGGGTGATATAGGGTCTTGGGATAAGGGGCTGACTTTCTGAGGGTCCCCGGGCTCCTGATGTTCTGGTTGCCTATTGTAAGTAGTGCTGAATCATAATAACATTTGGCCGAAGCCCAGGGGCGGGGAAGGATCCGGGTTTTCAGTATATAATGCGCTGTACACTGGGCCGGGCTGTATACCTGCAGGAACCCTCCAGTCTACAGCAGTGGCCATGGCTGACAAGAAAGTGATTGTAGTGTTTGGAGCCACAGGTGAGTGCAGGGAGGGGAAAGGGCTGAAGTTTGGGGGTGTCTGGATGTGGAGGGGTTCTGTGCTTGTCCCCCTCATCTGACTGTAGAAGTCTCCTCACCTGCTGTATACTCCCTCATATATCCACCTATATACTTGCAGTAAGTCTCCTCACCTGCTGTATACTCCCTCATATATCCCCCTATATACTTGCAGTAAGTCTCCTCACCTGCTGTATACTCCCTCATATATCCCCCTATATACCTGCAGTAAGTCTCCTCACCTTCTGTATACTCCCTCATATATCCCCTATATACTTGCAGTAAGGCTCTGCTGGACTATAACCCCCATCATCTACCTCTAACGCTGTTATGTCTAAACTTACAAAAGCATCTGGAGGAAAATAATGCAATTGCGTGTAACACCCACGGGGCTTAAAGAGATAGAAGTGTTTAAGTCCGCACCTCTGTCACTCAGTGCCGGGCCGGCGATGCAGATCCTCTGCGAAGTCACCGGTGGCGTGGCCTTGAGGCGTACAAGCAAGGGGGAAAGGATAGGGGATGGATCCTGGAGGGTGTCACCAGTTACAGTGGCGACAGGGTCCTCAGCCTCCTCCGCCGCAGTCCCGTCCTTCGACTTTCCTCATCCAGGAGGGGATTGGGAATGGAGTGAGGTATGCGGCCAGGTAACGTCCGCTATTTCTGTGCTCTGGGGCAGATGTCACTGCGGCTAGGGTAGTCTTGCTTCCCGCAGGCGAAGCTAGGCCCCAGGACAGTAATGGTGGTAGAACATTGGCGGTGCAGAGCTGAGGTATGCGGCCAGGTAACGTCCGCTATTTCTGTCCTCTGGGACAGATGTCACTGTAGCTAGGGTAGTCTTGCTTCCCGCAggcgaagctaggccccagggctgTAATGGTGGTAGAACGttgggggtgcagggctgaggCATGCGGCCAGGTAATGTCCGCTATTTCTGTGCTCTGGGGCAGATGTCACTGCGGCTAGGGTAGTCTTTCTTCCCGCAggcgaagctaggccccagggctgTAATGGTGGTAGAACGttgggggtgcagggctgaggCATGCGGCCAGGTAACATCCACTGTTTCTGTGCTCTGGGGCAGATGTCACTGCGGCTAGGGTAGTCTTGCTTCCGCAggcgaagctaggccccagggctgTAATGGTGGTAGAACGttgggggtgcagggctgaggCATGCGGCCAGGTAACATCCACTGTTTCTGTCCTCTGGGACAGATGTCACTGTAGCTAGGGTAGTCTTGGTTCCCGCAGGCAAAGCTAGGCCCCAGGACGGTAATGGTGGTAGAACAttgggggtgcagggctgagggcgatgacaagaactgctcaacaCAAGTTGAAGTCTCCTATTACTGGTGTCAGGGTTAGTCCAGAGTCAGTggcccggtcagcctggaagcagcagggttTCTCTCTCTGCCTGGGTGTATAAGCCTTCTTCTATGTGCAGGTCACAGTGGCTTGGAGCTTCACAGCGTCCCTCTTTTGGTTTGCTCAATCTCTACTCCGTGTGGCGGGCAGCGTGAACCAGTAATAGGCCCCTCTCAGTAACAGCGGCCCCGGGCTCTATATTGCTGCTTCGTCTTTTCTGGAAGACCAGGTACCTGAAGTCACCTGTCCTCCGGGGGTTGCTACCAGGCCGTTAGTACCTGACAGCCTAGGATCCCGGTATCCCGCTCTATGCACTCGGTCCTTTAGAGCTAGGTTGCAGCTCTCAGACAGCACCCTTCTCCTTGCCTCATACTAATGTTCTGAGGTCTGTCTCCTTGTTTctccctaatccctcctccaagtcagtatgcccagagaggctcccttcaatACAGGTTATGAGCTCCTCCTACTGGTCCAGAGaaggaagtggtgttgcatgttagtgtacctggcagagatttccccactgtTTCCAGGCATAGCATTTCTCCCAGTGATGAGAACAACTCCACTGTGGTTCCcaagaccactggggtgccacactttgCTCTACTGTGGTGCCAGGTCCAGATTTGTCATTAATATGGTCGCCAACCCTTGGTTTTGATGCAGGGGGCAATGTGTGTCTCATTGAGGTGACTTTCCATGTAGTGGCATTTCATAATGGAAATATCTGATGGAGAAACTTACACCATATACTCTAAATGGGGCAGGGAGTCTGCAAGTTGTggcttaaagggtatctgtcagcaggCTTCTGCCATCTTGTCtctgagcagcatgatgtaggcaaagagaccctgaatctaatgatgtatcacttagattactggatgctgcTCTTCTGACAGAATCTCTAACActttcgatgtagcagagctgcccctgcccacaccaggctctctacacAGATTGAGTGAGGTGTCACAGGAGGGGGCATGCTGGACTGCTGTGCGTGTGACTCTGTAGTTCTGCAATTATCATGGTGCTGCTGCTTAAATAAACAGATTGGActctgacaagacaggcatccctgaattctatgactTAACTCTTGAGGTATGAGATTACATAGCACAAAAACCTGTTGATAGGTCAGGCTGTTTTGGCAGTCAAGGTAATCTAAGTACTAAAAACCATTGGTTATAAATGAttcagtgacaaaatgtataattgaagGAACTAGATGGACTGGGGGCTTTTTTCTTCCCATCCTACATAACCCCTGCCTTGTTAAGATGCAGTTGGTGTTGATTACAGCTGATCAGCCATAGCCGCATTGGTTGTGGCTGATTAACCCCCTTGGATGCTGCAGCCATTAATGACTgtagcatctagatggttaacagaggaaATGAAGGGAGCCCCCTCTTTAATGCCATCAGTTGTGATGAGCGTTATTTTGGGTCTCCCAGCTATGGTGGTCTCTTGAAAGTTGGTAACATTTTGATGGTTAGTGTTTTATaaagaaattcattttttttttactttctctccATCCTCTATTCCATATTGTGTTAATTCTTGTGCAGCACTTGAACGGTTAACCAAAAAATAATCCTCAAAGCTGTCTTACATATACTGGATGTCTGTAAAATGGTATCACCTATGTGAGTCGCTGTTAGAACCATTTTTACAAGAAAAGAAATCCCTTGGAGCGCCCTCTGGTGTCCATCTTGGTGGTCTGTGTTGTCCCCACTAGATCGGGGCCACTGGGGAATATTTGCAGGTTGTCACTCGGCTTTCCCGGACTCCTGGGTGGGGAGTTTggctgcggtgctgatgtccgCCATGTCTTGTCCTTTCTCTCTCCAGGAGCTCAGGGTGGGTCGGTCGCTGCCGCTCTCCTGGATGATGGCACTTTTGAGGTCAGGGCAGTGACTCGAGACCCCAGCAAACCGGCAGCTGCGAAGCTAAAGGAGGCCGGAGCGGAGGTCGTGTCCGCGGATCTGGACGATGAGAAGAGCCTGGAGGCCGCACTGAGCGGAGCGTATGGGGCGTTCCTGGTCACCAACTTCTTGGAGCAATTCAGCAAAGAGATGGAGGTCACACAGGTAACGACCCCTTGGATGGATAGAATGATGtggtgctcatcctgagcctcctggttcatgtatTTAATGTAAGGAGCGCTGtaatgtgtttgtttgtttttttttccagggtAAACTGGTCGCAGATATCTCAAAGCGTCTTTCCTTGGAGATCGTGGTCTTCAGTGGCCTGGAGAACGTGAAGAAACtgacagagggaaagctggaggtgcTGCACTTTGATGGGAAAGGAGAAGCTGAGGAATATTTCCGTGAGCTCGGGGTCCCCATGACCAGCGTGCGGCTTTCCAGTTACTTCGAGAACCTGCTGACCTTCTTCAGGCCCCAGAAGAACAAGGACGGTGATGGCTACTCACTAGGTACAAGAAACGGGGTGTTTTACAGGACCTGCCATTGTCATAAATGGATTTTCTCCCCTAACATAGTGCTGGGATGTGTTCCTATGTCTAAATTGAACACATGGGGTATATGACTTGCATACATGCAGTCCTGTGCCATCTAGACTGTCTGCGGCCCCTCACAATGCATCTGTATTGAGTgaggtctagttggaatgtggccggaagtatggaAATCTCTTACATGCAATCACACTCCCGGCACAGATTTCTCAGTGGCTTCTCACATGTTGCGCTGAGTGACTGAAGACTTGGGGTCCGGTCTTAATAAACCCCTTTAAATAGTTTCTGAATGCTGGGGCCCTTACTGTTCTGGACTGATGGTCTTGTTAAAGGGATACAGGACCCTCTTACACCTGAAGTAATGGGGGCTCTGCTGAGGCTGGGGATAGTAGTCGTGATGCCCCCAACCGGCTCACTCCATGAAAAAGGGATAGTGTGTAGCGGTGGTAGGAGGGTGCCAGCTTCCAGGGGTGCTGTAGACTTTACCTCTAGGTTAGGGTACAGTCCCGGTAAGAGGCAGACTCCAGTTTTCCATTTAACATCTACACTTTATTGGTTTTGCAAACACCTTCCTTCTCTGAGACGGGGCACGTCTTCTTCACCGCACACCTCCATTTCCTCATACTCTCATTACCCCGGCTGTCAGTGTTCCATCGGCCTCCTGGATTACCAGCCCTTCTCCCTGTGGATACGGGTGCTCTGGCCATGCTGGTCTCCCACTTC is a genomic window containing:
- the LOC142246456 gene encoding nmrA-like family domain-containing protein 1; this encodes MADKKVIVVFGATGAQGGSVAAALLDDGTFEVRAVTRDPSKPAAAKLKEAGAEVVSADLDDEKSLEAALSGAYGAFLVTNFLEQFSKEMEVTQGKLVADISKRLSLEIVVFSGLENVKKLTEGKLEVLHFDGKGEAEEYFRELGVPMTSVRLSSYFENLLTFFRPQKNKDGDGYSLAIPMGDVLLDGMSVKDLGGVVVNILKAPSEYIGKNIGLSTEKLTVEQYAAIMSRVTGKDIKDAKITPEAYEKLAFPGAAELANMFRFYTMKPDRDVVLTKKLNPKAKTFEPWMEENKEAFKDL